From one Streptomyces sp. SCSIO 30461 genomic stretch:
- a CDS encoding aliphatic sulfonate ABC transporter substrate-binding protein: MPATTRTKALRRGVAVAAALPLLAVALTACGYGSKADDKKTEVAAEGKKLSADTVRIGYFPNLTHATALVGIQEGLIAEELGGTKVATQIFNAGPSEIEALNGGSIDIGFIGPSPAVNAYAKSKGQALRIVSGSASGGVKLVVNPDKIKNLDDVKGKKIATPQLGNTQDVAFLNWVSEKGWKVDAQSGEGDVSVVRTDSKVTPDAYRSGSVDGAWVPEPTASKLVAEGGKVLLDETSLWPDEKFVITNVIVSQSFLKEHPDVVEAVLRGTVKTNAWIKANPDKAKASANAALKELSGKELAPEVIDPAWQSIQITDDPLATTLQAQADHAVKADLLDEPELGGVYDLTLLNKVLKAQGQPAVADAGLGTR; this comes from the coding sequence GTGCCTGCCACCACCCGAACCAAAGCCCTGCGCCGCGGCGTCGCCGTCGCTGCCGCCCTCCCGCTGCTCGCCGTGGCGCTCACCGCCTGCGGCTACGGCTCGAAGGCCGACGACAAGAAGACCGAGGTGGCGGCGGAGGGCAAGAAGCTCTCAGCGGACACCGTGAGGATCGGCTACTTCCCCAACCTGACGCACGCCACCGCGCTCGTCGGCATCCAGGAAGGGCTGATCGCCGAGGAACTGGGCGGCACCAAGGTCGCCACCCAGATCTTCAACGCCGGCCCATCCGAGATCGAGGCCCTGAACGGCGGCTCGATCGACATCGGCTTCATCGGTCCCTCCCCCGCCGTCAACGCCTATGCCAAGTCCAAGGGCCAGGCGCTGCGGATCGTGTCCGGCTCCGCTTCCGGTGGTGTGAAGCTGGTCGTCAACCCGGACAAGATCAAGAACCTGGACGACGTCAAGGGCAAGAAGATCGCGACCCCGCAGCTCGGCAACACCCAGGACGTGGCATTCCTCAACTGGGTCTCCGAGAAGGGCTGGAAGGTCGACGCCCAGAGCGGCGAGGGCGATGTCTCCGTGGTCCGCACGGACAGCAAGGTCACTCCGGACGCCTATAGGTCCGGCTCGGTCGACGGAGCCTGGGTGCCAGAGCCGACCGCGTCCAAGCTGGTCGCCGAGGGCGGCAAGGTGCTGCTGGACGAGACCTCGCTGTGGCCGGACGAGAAGTTCGTGATCACCAACGTCATCGTGTCGCAGAGCTTCCTCAAGGAGCACCCTGACGTGGTCGAGGCCGTACTGCGCGGCACGGTGAAGACGAACGCCTGGATCAAGGCCAACCCGGACAAGGCCAAGGCGTCGGCGAACGCCGCGCTGAAGGAGCTCAGCGGCAAGGAGCTGGCGCCCGAGGTCATCGACCCGGCCTGGCAGTCGATCCAGATCACGGACGACCCGCTGGCCACCACCCTGCAGGCGCAGGCCGACCACGCAGTGAAGGCCGACCTGCTGGACGAGCCCGAGTTGGGCGGTGTCTACGACCTGACGCTGCTCAACAAGGTGCTGAAGGCCCAAGGGCAGCCCGCCGTGGCCGACGCCGGACTCGGCACCCGGTAG
- a CDS encoding ABC transporter ATP-binding protein yields the protein MATTLAKAADGTAATVVSHAARIAHVSKSFAGPAGPQLVLDDISLDVAPGEFVTLLGASGCGKSTLLNLVAGLDRPTAGSIETPGGRPALMFQEHALFPWLTAGKNIELALRLRGVPKSERRDEAERLLGLVRLGGAHRKRVHELSGGMRQRVALARALAQDSDLLLMDEPFAALDAITRDVLHEELTRIWRETNVSVLFVTHNVREAVRLAQRVVLLSSRPGRVAHEWRVDIPQPRRIEDAAVAELSVEITEQLRGEIRRHGQH from the coding sequence ATGGCCACCACGCTCGCCAAGGCCGCAGACGGTACCGCCGCCACGGTGGTGTCGCACGCCGCCCGTATCGCGCATGTCTCGAAGTCCTTCGCAGGACCGGCCGGACCGCAACTCGTACTGGACGACATCAGCCTCGATGTCGCCCCGGGCGAGTTCGTCACCCTCCTGGGAGCCTCCGGGTGCGGAAAGTCCACTCTGCTCAATCTGGTGGCCGGGCTCGACCGGCCGACCGCGGGGTCCATCGAGACCCCCGGCGGCCGGCCGGCTCTGATGTTCCAGGAGCATGCCCTCTTCCCGTGGCTGACCGCGGGCAAGAACATCGAACTCGCCCTGCGGCTGCGCGGGGTGCCCAAGTCCGAGCGCCGGGACGAGGCGGAGCGGCTGCTCGGTCTGGTCCGGCTCGGCGGTGCGCACCGCAAGCGGGTGCACGAGCTGTCCGGCGGTATGCGCCAGCGGGTGGCGCTGGCGCGGGCGCTGGCGCAGGACAGCGATCTGCTGCTGATGGACGAGCCGTTCGCGGCGCTCGACGCGATCACCCGCGACGTGCTGCACGAGGAGCTCACCCGTATCTGGCGCGAGACGAACGTCTCGGTCCTCTTCGTCACCCACAACGTGCGCGAGGCCGTACGCCTCGCCCAGCGCGTGGTGCTGCTGTCGTCGCGGCCCGGCCGGGTCGCGCACGAGTGGCGGGTCGACATCCCCCAGCCGCGCCGTATCGAGGACGCCGCCGTCGCCGAGCTGTCCGTCGAGATCACCGAACAACTGCGTGGGGAGATCCGCCGCCATGGCCAGCACTGA
- a CDS encoding ABC transporter permease: MASTDTEHGPATATGDAVVRKTDDFAGLEAGLDALDTVQAHRTPIRQVLLRKVLPPVLAVALVLAVWQSLVALKVTDDYKLPPPSAVWDSVSDMWLHGTLLEVVWTSVSRGLLGFLLALAIGTPLGLLVARVKFVRAAIGPILSGLQSLPSVAWVPPAVIWLGLNDSMMFTVILLGAVPSIANGLVSGVDQVPPLFLRAGRTLGATGLKGTWHIVMPAALPGYLAGLKQGWAFSWRSLMAAEIIASSPELGLGLGQLLENGRNNFDMPGVFLAIILILIVGIAIDLLIFSPLERWVLRSRGLLGRS, from the coding sequence ATGGCCAGCACTGACACCGAGCACGGGCCGGCCACGGCCACCGGCGACGCGGTGGTCCGTAAGACCGACGACTTCGCCGGGCTTGAGGCCGGCCTCGACGCCCTCGACACCGTACAAGCCCATCGCACCCCCATCCGCCAGGTGCTGTTGCGCAAAGTGCTGCCGCCCGTGCTGGCCGTCGCACTGGTGCTCGCGGTGTGGCAGTCGCTGGTCGCGCTGAAGGTCACCGACGACTACAAGCTGCCGCCGCCGTCCGCGGTATGGGACAGCGTGTCCGACATGTGGCTGCACGGAACCCTGCTCGAAGTCGTCTGGACCAGTGTGTCGCGCGGCCTGCTCGGCTTCCTGCTGGCCCTGGCGATCGGTACACCGCTCGGTCTGCTCGTGGCCCGGGTGAAGTTCGTCCGCGCCGCCATCGGCCCCATCCTGTCCGGTCTCCAGTCGCTGCCGTCGGTGGCATGGGTGCCGCCCGCGGTCATCTGGCTGGGTCTCAACGACTCCATGATGTTCACGGTGATCCTGCTCGGCGCCGTGCCCTCCATCGCCAACGGGCTGGTGTCGGGCGTGGACCAGGTCCCGCCGCTGTTCCTGCGGGCCGGACGCACCCTCGGCGCCACCGGGCTGAAGGGGACCTGGCACATCGTGATGCCGGCCGCGCTGCCCGGCTACCTGGCCGGGCTGAAGCAGGGCTGGGCGTTCTCCTGGCGCTCACTGATGGCCGCCGAGATCATCGCTTCGTCGCCTGAACTAGGCCTGGGTCTGGGCCAGTTGCTGGAGAACGGCCGCAACAACTTCGACATGCCCGGGGTGTTCCTCGCGATCATCCTCATCCTGATCGTCGGTATCGCCATCGACCTGCTGATCTTCAGCCCGCTGGAGCGGTGGGTGCTGCGCAGCCGCGGGCTGCTCGGCCGGAGCTGA